Proteins from a single region of Companilactobacillus farciminis KCTC 3681 = DSM 20184:
- the lacG gene encoding 6-phospho-beta-galactosidase, translated as MTLINRVKSLPKGFVLGGATAAYQVEGNTKVDGKGKTMWDDYLKKQGRFSPDPASDFYNRYPEDLALSKKYGLNAIRVSIAWSRIFPDGYGEPNQKGVEYYHKLFKQCLDDGVEPYVTLHHFDTPKTLFDQGDWLNRKQIDYFVDYAKFCFKEFPEVTNWFTINELISLAQSQYIGGNFPPNHHFDVSSAIQAEHNELLAHARVVNLFKEMGCKGRIGLIHVIQPVYPIVDTPENRHAAALQDAFINRFLLDGTFLGEYSDETMSLINEILEKNDAHLNIQDGDMEILKKASTQNDFFGLNYYQNQYVRAYDGESGNTFNGTGDKGTSSFRFHGVCETVKNPDIPTTDWDWNIYPEGLYDVLTRIHREYKNCKTIYITENGIGMKEHIADDAPDDFIYDDDKRIDYVDQHLQAILKARDEGVDVNGYFIWSLQDQFSWANGYNKRYGLFYVNFDNQKRYVKKSALWFKELSDTMK; from the coding sequence ATGACACTGATTAACCGAGTAAAATCATTACCAAAAGGTTTCGTTCTAGGAGGAGCTACTGCAGCTTATCAAGTAGAAGGAAATACTAAAGTAGACGGTAAAGGGAAGACCATGTGGGATGATTATTTGAAAAAGCAAGGCCGTTTTAGCCCTGATCCTGCAAGTGATTTTTACAACCGTTATCCAGAAGACTTAGCTCTATCTAAGAAGTATGGACTCAATGCCATTCGTGTTTCAATTGCTTGGAGTAGAATTTTCCCAGATGGCTATGGTGAGCCTAATCAAAAAGGTGTTGAATACTATCACAAGTTATTCAAGCAATGCCTAGATGATGGCGTTGAACCTTATGTAACTTTGCATCACTTTGATACACCAAAGACTTTATTTGACCAAGGTGATTGGTTGAACAGAAAGCAAATTGATTATTTTGTTGATTATGCTAAATTCTGTTTCAAAGAATTTCCGGAAGTTACTAATTGGTTCACAATTAATGAATTGATCTCATTAGCACAATCACAATATATTGGTGGAAACTTCCCACCTAATCATCATTTCGATGTATCTAGTGCTATCCAAGCTGAACACAATGAATTATTAGCACATGCCCGTGTAGTTAACTTGTTCAAAGAGATGGGATGCAAAGGCAGAATTGGTTTGATTCATGTTATTCAACCAGTTTATCCAATCGTTGATACACCAGAAAATCGCCATGCTGCAGCGCTACAAGATGCTTTCATCAATCGCTTCCTACTAGATGGAACATTCCTTGGTGAGTACAGTGACGAAACAATGAGTTTGATCAATGAAATCTTGGAAAAGAATGATGCTCATTTGAATATCCAAGATGGTGATATGGAAATCTTGAAGAAGGCAAGTACCCAAAATGACTTCTTCGGATTGAATTATTATCAAAATCAATATGTCAGAGCTTATGATGGTGAAAGTGGCAATACCTTCAATGGTACTGGTGATAAAGGTACTAGTTCATTTAGATTCCATGGTGTCTGTGAAACAGTTAAGAATCCTGATATTCCAACTACTGATTGGGATTGGAACATTTATCCAGAAGGGTTATATGATGTTTTGACAAGAATCCACCGTGAATATAAGAATTGCAAAACTATTTACATCACTGAGAATGGTATTGGTATGAAAGAGCACATTGCTGATGACGCTCCAGACGACTTTATCTATGATGATGATAAACGAATCGATTACGTTGACCAACATCTACAAGCTATATTAAAGGCTCGTGATGAAGGTGTTGATGTTAATGGTTACTTTATTTGGTCATTGCAAGATCAGTTCTCATGGGCAAATGGTTACAACAAGCGCTATGGTTTATTCTACGTAAACTTTGATAATCAGAAACGTTATGTTAAAAAGAGTGCACTATGGTTTAAAGAACTTTCAGATACAATGAAATAA
- a CDS encoding PTS lactose transporter subunit IIBC produces MDVITNRIEKMKPGFEKIASNAYVSAIRDGFIAAMPIILFSSLFILVAYVPNAWGYHWPTNVENNIMIAYNYSMGLLALFVTATTAKNLTDTKNLDLPKTNQMNSVSIIMAAEIAFIISSIVQNKGGADLTYLGTQGLVASYLVGLIVPNIYYICIKNNVTIKMPPQVPQNISQTFKDVIPMFLSVTVFWAFSLLLVNLTGKNLAQLIIAMLAPIFSASDSYLGLAIIAGAMGFFWFVGVQGPSIVAPAVSAIEVTNTAANLNLIQAGHQATHVLAQNAQDYVMNMGGTGSTFILVFLFLFLAKSKQLKALGKASFIPVSFSVNEPILFGAPIIMNPIFFVPFVVTPMVNICMFKFFIDVLGMNGMMYTMPWVIPAPIGILVSTGFAPLAFVFVLLSLVVDAFIWLPFMRSYDRDLLTAENKKAEEEGIAVADATDETTDDSNDATVMATDESSDTDDSTLDKDTAVMVICAGGGTSGILANALNKMAKERDLPLSAAARAYGQDMNMIQDMDLVILAPQMESMKGNVQKITDKYGVKLATTSGKEYIELTRNPEKSLKFVKDNL; encoded by the coding sequence ATGCCAATTATTTTGTTCTCAAGTTTGTTCATCCTAGTTGCATATGTTCCAAATGCTTGGGGATATCACTGGCCAACTAATGTTGAAAATAACATTATGATTGCCTATAACTACTCAATGGGTCTTCTAGCTTTATTCGTTACTGCAACAACTGCTAAAAATTTAACAGATACTAAGAATCTAGATTTGCCAAAGACAAATCAAATGAACTCAGTGTCAATTATCATGGCAGCTGAAATCGCCTTTATCATCAGTTCTATCGTTCAAAATAAAGGTGGAGCAGATCTTACTTATTTAGGAACACAAGGTTTAGTAGCATCATATCTTGTTGGTTTGATTGTTCCTAATATTTACTACATTTGTATTAAAAATAACGTTACTATCAAAATGCCTCCACAAGTACCACAGAATATTTCACAGACATTTAAAGACGTTATTCCAATGTTCTTATCAGTTACGGTTTTCTGGGCTTTCTCATTGCTTCTAGTAAATTTAACTGGTAAAAACTTAGCTCAATTAATTATTGCAATGTTAGCACCTATTTTCAGTGCCAGTGATTCTTATCTTGGCTTAGCCATTATTGCTGGTGCGATGGGATTCTTCTGGTTTGTTGGTGTTCAAGGACCATCAATCGTTGCTCCTGCCGTTTCTGCTATTGAAGTTACAAATACAGCGGCTAACTTGAACTTGATCCAAGCCGGTCATCAAGCAACACACGTTTTAGCTCAAAATGCTCAAGATTACGTTATGAACATGGGTGGTACTGGATCAACCTTTATTTTAGTATTCTTGTTCCTATTCCTAGCTAAATCGAAACAATTAAAAGCTTTGGGTAAAGCTTCATTTATTCCAGTTAGTTTCTCAGTTAACGAACCTATTTTGTTTGGTGCTCCAATTATCATGAACCCTATTTTCTTCGTTCCATTCGTCGTCACACCAATGGTCAACATCTGCATGTTCAAGTTCTTTATTGACGTCTTAGGAATGAACGGTATGATGTACACCATGCCATGGGTAATTCCAGCTCCAATTGGTATTTTAGTAAGTACTGGTTTTGCACCATTAGCCTTTGTCTTCGTACTTCTAAGTTTAGTTGTAGACGCATTCATTTGGCTCCCATTCATGAGATCATATGATAGAGATTTACTTACTGCTGAAAATAAGAAGGCAGAAGAAGAAGGAATTGCTGTTGCTGATGCTACTGACGAAACAACAGATGACTCTAATGATGCAACTGTAATGGCAACAGATGAGTCTTCTGATACAGACGATAGTACTTTAGATAAGGATACTGCCGTTATGGTCATTTGTGCCGGTGGTGGTACTAGTGGTATTTTAGCTAATGCTTTGAATAAGATGGCTAAGGAACGTGATTTGCCATTATCAGCTGCTGCACGTGCTTATGGTCAAGATATGAATATGATTCAAGATATGGATCTAGTTATTTTGGCACCACAAATGGAAAGTATGAAAGGTAATGTTCAAAAAATTACCGACAAGTATGGTGTTAAATTAGCAACTACATCAGGTAAAGAATATATTGAGTTGACAAGAAATCCTGAAAAATCATTGAAATTTGTTAAAGATAATTTATAG
- a CDS encoding lactose/cellobiose PTS transporter subunit IIB: MNTIVKQIEKAQPFFKKLSANIYLQAVRDGFISLMPIIIFSSLFILVSAVPNIWGFYWPTNVNDGLMKIYNFSMGVLSLMAAANVARALTKNLNLRLPKINQIPTAAVMFSSQISFLLVAVDPFTNKAGALFFTEGYMGTKGLLAAFLVGFIVPNIYYFSFKNHLTLKMPDAVPQNISSAFANIIPFALATSFFGLFDVFFRMATGTNLAAWIIQVLAPLFTAADGYVGLAIVYGAMAFFWFIGIQGPSIVEPAVTAIYLTNVETNMKIFQAGGHATHILAQGTQYFVATLGGTGATLVITYMFALWAKSKELKAIGRAAAIPVTFGVNEPILFGAPLILNPIFFIPFIGAPIVNVWLFKIFVDYLGMNGFMYNLPWTTPGPIGLYMGVGFSVQALILVALLLVVDVAIYYPFFKAYDMQKVQEEADKAVEAEANGESGVETTDAVVATDAGDIPLGLTKDKKDLNILVICAGGGTSGILANALNKMAKEKDLPIEAAAAAYGAHGDLLPDMDVTVLAPQMDAMKDSLKKEADASNVKMITTSGKQYIDLTRHADKALSFIVDKLKGNDADQAEGDKK; this comes from the coding sequence ATGAATACGATCGTTAAACAGATTGAAAAAGCACAACCGTTTTTCAAGAAACTCTCAGCCAACATTTATCTACAAGCCGTTCGTGATGGTTTCATTTCACTAATGCCAATCATCATCTTCTCGTCCTTGTTCATTTTGGTATCAGCTGTTCCTAATATTTGGGGATTCTACTGGCCAACAAATGTTAATGATGGCTTGATGAAGATTTATAACTTTTCAATGGGTGTTCTATCACTTATGGCTGCTGCCAATGTTGCTAGAGCATTAACTAAGAATTTGAACTTACGTTTGCCAAAGATCAATCAAATTCCTACGGCAGCCGTAATGTTCTCATCACAAATTTCATTCTTACTTGTTGCTGTTGATCCTTTTACTAATAAAGCCGGTGCTTTATTCTTCACAGAAGGATATATGGGTACTAAAGGTTTGCTAGCTGCATTCCTTGTTGGTTTTATTGTTCCAAACATCTACTACTTCAGTTTTAAGAATCATTTAACTTTGAAGATGCCAGATGCTGTACCACAGAATATTTCTTCAGCTTTCGCTAATATCATTCCATTCGCATTAGCTACATCATTCTTCGGTTTGTTTGATGTATTCTTCAGAATGGCAACTGGTACTAACTTGGCTGCTTGGATTATTCAAGTATTAGCTCCATTGTTCACAGCTGCTGATGGTTATGTCGGTTTAGCTATTGTCTATGGTGCTATGGCTTTCTTCTGGTTCATTGGTATTCAAGGTCCTTCAATTGTTGAACCCGCTGTTACAGCTATTTACTTAACAAACGTTGAAACAAATATGAAGATTTTCCAAGCTGGTGGACACGCTACACATATTCTTGCACAAGGTACTCAATACTTCGTTGCTACATTAGGTGGTACTGGTGCTACATTGGTTATCACTTATATGTTTGCTCTTTGGGCAAAATCAAAAGAATTGAAAGCTATCGGACGTGCAGCCGCAATTCCTGTTACATTCGGTGTTAACGAACCTATTTTGTTCGGTGCTCCATTGATCTTGAATCCTATCTTCTTTATTCCATTTATTGGTGCTCCAATTGTTAACGTTTGGTTATTCAAGATATTCGTTGATTACTTGGGAATGAATGGATTTATGTATAACTTACCATGGACAACTCCAGGACCAATTGGATTATACATGGGTGTTGGATTCTCAGTTCAAGCATTGATTTTAGTTGCATTATTGCTAGTAGTCGATGTTGCTATTTACTACCCATTCTTCAAGGCATACGATATGCAAAAAGTTCAAGAAGAAGCTGACAAAGCTGTTGAAGCAGAAGCAAATGGTGAAAGTGGTGTAGAAACTACTGATGCTGTTGTTGCTACAGATGCAGGTGATATTCCTCTAGGACTTACAAAAGATAAAAAAGATTTGAACATTTTAGTTATTTGTGCCGGTGGTGGTACATCAGGTATCTTAGCCAATGCCTTAAATAAGATGGCTAAAGAAAAAGACTTACCAATTGAAGCCGCAGCTGCCGCTTATGGTGCTCACGGTGATCTATTACCAGATATGGATGTTACAGTTCTTGCTCCACAAATGGATGCTATGAAAGATTCACTTAAGAAAGAAGCCGATGCAAGTAATGTTAAGATGATTACTACATCTGGTAAGCAATATATCGATTTGACTAGACATGCTGACAAGGCCTTGAGTTTTATTGTCGATAAACTAAAAGGCAATGATGCTGATCAAGCAGAAGGAGATAAAAAATGA
- a CDS encoding PTS lactose/cellobiose transporter subunit IIA codes for MAVTKEDISMTGFAIVAYAGDAKTALLKALDNAREGKIEEAKKLVEEANKSIVDAHNEQTKLLADEAGGMDMDVTFIMVHGQDTLMTTMMLMEQCKFFIDEYERINKIEEKLDMKN; via the coding sequence ATGGCAGTTACTAAAGAAGATATTTCAATGACAGGTTTTGCAATTGTTGCTTATGCAGGAGATGCTAAGACAGCACTTTTGAAAGCATTAGACAATGCAAGAGAAGGCAAGATTGAAGAAGCTAAGAAATTAGTTGAAGAAGCAAATAAGTCCATCGTTGATGCTCACAACGAACAAACTAAGTTGCTTGCTGATGAAGCTGGTGGCATGGACATGGACGTTACATTTATCATGGTTCACGGTCAAGATACATTGATGACAACAATGATGTTGATGGAACAATGCAAGTTCTTCATCGATGAATATGAACGTATTAATAAGATTGAAGAAAAATTAGACATGAAGAATTAA
- a CDS encoding PRD domain-containing protein, with the protein MVEIAQVFNNNSALVNLGDHKQAIVKGKGIGFHMTKGSNLESNKIEKIFYLDTKGSQENLFFLMKDIPIDVVTTTYEIIDYAKKKFDYNVLDYVYITLSDHIFGSYRRYLSHTYSESLVPDMSNQYTTEYLIASHGLDVINKNLGVNFPESEIKSIALHFINARGEENQENHLKKSETIDINQIVKAILIDNNIFREEGNGNYYDRFMIHLQYLTGRLDDQTDEDEEFSEKLEKEMQDSYPISFKIAKDIYITIQNKLNRKLSSNELLYFIIHIQRLTHEKSKS; encoded by the coding sequence ATGGTAGAGATTGCTCAAGTCTTTAATAATAATAGTGCTTTGGTTAACCTAGGAGATCATAAGCAGGCAATTGTTAAGGGTAAGGGTATCGGTTTTCACATGACAAAAGGATCAAATTTAGAATCAAATAAAATCGAAAAAATATTTTATTTAGATACTAAAGGATCACAGGAAAATTTATTTTTCCTAATGAAAGATATACCAATCGATGTGGTTACCACTACTTATGAAATTATTGATTATGCTAAAAAGAAATTTGATTACAATGTTTTGGATTATGTTTATATCACATTAAGTGATCATATCTTTGGCTCATACAGAAGATATCTTTCGCATACGTATTCAGAAAGTTTAGTTCCCGATATGAGCAATCAATACACGACAGAATATTTAATCGCCAGTCATGGTTTAGATGTAATTAATAAAAATCTAGGTGTCAACTTTCCAGAATCTGAGATAAAAAGTATTGCTTTACATTTTATCAACGCTCGTGGTGAAGAAAATCAGGAAAATCACTTGAAGAAAAGTGAGACGATTGACATTAACCAAATTGTTAAAGCAATTTTGATTGATAACAATATTTTTCGAGAAGAGGGTAACGGAAATTATTATGATCGTTTCATGATACATCTTCAGTACTTAACTGGTCGTTTAGATGATCAGACTGATGAGGATGAGGAATTTAGTGAAAAGTTGGAAAAGGAAATGCAAGATTCATATCCGATTTCTTTCAAAATAGCTAAAGATATCTATATCACTATTCAAAACAAGCTAAATAGAAAATTAAGTAGCAATGAACTTTTATATTTCATCATTCATATTCAACGTTTAACGCATGAAAAATCAAAAAGTTAA
- a CDS encoding Cof-type HAD-IIB family hydrolase — MTYKLIALDMDDTLLTSQKTISDTNKEMIQKALSKGIKVVLCSGRTHNAVIDYAKELGIDGADQYMITNGGAIIENLAGKIIYQRMMSNDFYRQFVHFIKENDLHYNVVDNQGNTYTSQSDWFDKYTIMQAYENDNGLFVREPDDLPANFEITKAIINGDEKKLDAITPMVNDKFAKDYFVVRTGVGFLEIFPKDVNKGNAIKILAKDLNLDLSEVMAMGDRDNDIPMLKIVGKGIAMGNGMPQVKAAADFVTADNNHSGVGLAIEKFAL; from the coding sequence ATGACTTACAAATTAATTGCATTAGACATGGATGATACGCTTTTAACGTCTCAAAAGACGATATCGGATACGAATAAAGAAATGATTCAAAAGGCTCTCTCCAAAGGCATTAAAGTAGTTTTATGCTCGGGGAGAACTCACAATGCTGTGATTGACTACGCTAAAGAATTAGGTATCGATGGTGCTGATCAGTATATGATTACTAATGGTGGGGCAATTATTGAAAATTTGGCGGGAAAAATCATTTATCAACGGATGATGAGTAATGATTTTTATCGTCAATTTGTGCACTTTATCAAGGAAAACGACCTACATTATAATGTCGTTGATAATCAAGGCAACACGTACACTAGTCAGAGTGATTGGTTTGATAAATACACCATCATGCAAGCTTATGAGAATGATAACGGATTGTTTGTTCGTGAACCAGATGATTTGCCAGCTAATTTTGAAATCACTAAGGCTATCATTAATGGCGATGAAAAGAAATTGGATGCTATCACACCAATGGTCAATGACAAATTTGCCAAGGATTATTTCGTAGTAAGAACTGGCGTTGGTTTCTTAGAGATTTTTCCTAAGGATGTTAATAAAGGAAATGCCATTAAGATTTTGGCAAAGGATTTAAATTTGGATTTGTCTGAAGTAATGGCGATGGGAGATCGTGACAATGATATTCCAATGTTAAAAATCGTTGGTAAAGGAATTGCTATGGGAAATGGAATGCCCCAAGTGAAAGCTGCTGCCGACTTTGTGACCGCTGATAATAATCACAGTGGCGTTGGCTTAGCAATTGAAAAATTTGCTTTATAA
- the lacG gene encoding 6-phospho-beta-galactosidase, translated as MLKLPKDFLMGGASAAYQVEGATKEDGKGKVLWDDYLEKQGRFSPDPAADFYHRYDEDLALSEKYGVQTIRVSIAWSRIFPEGTGRIEPRGVEYYHKLFESCAKHHIIPFVTLHHFDTPLTLHYKGDWLSQEMLDAFVDYAKFCFKEFPEVKYWITINEPTSMAIQQTVSGTFPPGTKGRFDLAFQAEHNQMVASARIINAYKEMNLGGQIGIVHALQTVYPYSDSPEDKHAADLMDAFEDRLYLDGTLAGKYNPETLSLVKEILDANNQPMFKPTDEEMAQLDKAAHQIDFVGVNNYFSKWMRAYKGESEMVHNGTGAKGTSVSRLHGIGEEKKPDGIETTDWDWSIYPKGMHDILMRIHNEYPLVPAIYVTENGIGLKESLPEGATSDTIIDDPKRIDYLKKYISAIAEAINEGANVKVYFIWSLQDQFSWTNGYSKRYGLFFVDFPTQKRYVKKSALWFKKLSETHEIPE; from the coding sequence ATGCTTAAATTACCAAAAGATTTTTTGATGGGCGGAGCTAGTGCTGCTTATCAAGTTGAGGGTGCGACTAAAGAAGATGGCAAAGGTAAAGTTCTTTGGGATGATTATCTTGAAAAGCAAGGTCGCTTTAGTCCAGATCCTGCTGCTGATTTTTATCATCGATATGATGAAGATTTAGCATTATCTGAAAAGTATGGTGTGCAAACTATTCGTGTTTCGATTGCTTGGTCAAGAATCTTTCCAGAAGGCACAGGTAGAATAGAACCACGCGGTGTTGAATATTATCACAAATTATTTGAATCTTGTGCTAAACACCATATTATTCCTTTTGTAACATTACATCATTTTGATACACCACTTACTTTGCACTATAAAGGTGATTGGTTGAGTCAAGAGATGCTCGATGCTTTCGTGGATTATGCCAAATTCTGTTTCAAAGAATTCCCAGAAGTAAAGTATTGGATTACCATCAATGAACCTACTTCTATGGCTATTCAACAAACTGTCAGTGGAACTTTCCCTCCAGGGACTAAGGGACGCTTTGATCTAGCATTTCAAGCTGAACACAACCAAATGGTAGCTTCTGCTAGAATTATCAACGCTTATAAAGAAATGAATCTTGGTGGACAAATTGGTATCGTTCATGCTCTACAAACTGTTTATCCATACAGTGATAGTCCAGAAGACAAACATGCTGCTGACTTGATGGATGCTTTTGAAGACAGATTATATTTGGATGGAACTTTAGCTGGTAAATATAATCCTGAAACTCTTAGTTTAGTCAAAGAAATATTGGATGCTAATAATCAACCTATGTTCAAGCCGACTGATGAAGAGATGGCACAATTGGATAAAGCTGCACACCAAATCGATTTTGTTGGAGTAAATAATTACTTCAGTAAATGGATGCGTGCATATAAAGGTGAATCCGAGATGGTTCACAACGGTACTGGTGCTAAAGGTACGTCAGTTTCTAGATTGCATGGTATTGGTGAAGAAAAGAAACCTGATGGAATTGAGACAACTGACTGGGATTGGTCAATCTATCCTAAAGGGATGCACGATATTTTAATGCGTATCCACAACGAATATCCATTGGTTCCAGCTATCTATGTAACTGAAAATGGTATTGGTTTGAAAGAAAGTCTACCAGAAGGTGCAACCTCTGATACGATTATTGATGATCCAAAGAGAATTGACTATCTTAAGAAATATATTTCTGCAATTGCAGAAGCCATTAATGAAGGTGCAAATGTCAAAGTGTACTTTATTTGGTCATTGCAAGATCAATTCTCATGGACAAATGGTTATAGTAAACGTTATGGATTATTCTTTGTGGATTTTCCAACACAAAAGAGATATGTCAAAAAGAGTGCTTTGTGGTTCAAGAAACTCAGTGAAACCCACGAAATACCTGAATAA